In Methanobacterium paludis, the following proteins share a genomic window:
- the mtnP gene encoding S-methyl-5'-thioadenosine phosphorylase → MIGIMGGTGVYEIVEMGEDIEKRVIETPYGESPEISTFKLHDVPVAFMPRHAKGHANPPHMINYRANIYAMKKLGVDQIIATNAVGSLDLAVKPGDFLIPNDFIDFTKTRQFTFYDHKTVHVDVTEPYCPNLRDILISSGDVIGEGVYVCTEGPRFETPAEVEMFRRLGGTVVGMTGLPEAVLARELEMCYASICTVSNYATSIAPGKLTIDEVFEIVETKMKDLRTMVVEAIAKIPSGRSCQCKNALNGAEVENSIEPEDL, encoded by the coding sequence ATGATAGGAATAATGGGCGGTACAGGAGTTTATGAGATAGTTGAAATGGGGGAAGACATTGAGAAAAGGGTTATTGAAACACCCTATGGTGAATCACCTGAAATATCAACCTTTAAACTGCATGATGTGCCTGTGGCTTTCATGCCTAGGCATGCCAAAGGCCATGCAAACCCTCCGCACATGATAAATTATCGTGCAAACATATATGCCATGAAAAAGTTAGGAGTTGACCAGATAATTGCAACCAATGCTGTTGGATCCCTTGATCTTGCAGTAAAACCTGGAGACTTCCTGATACCCAACGACTTCATAGACTTTACAAAGACAAGACAATTCACATTTTATGACCATAAAACTGTTCATGTTGATGTTACAGAACCTTACTGTCCAAATCTAAGGGATATCCTCATATCATCCGGTGATGTTATTGGAGAAGGTGTTTACGTGTGCACAGAGGGTCCTCGCTTTGAAACACCTGCTGAGGTTGAAATGTTCAGAAGGCTCGGGGGTACGGTCGTGGGAATGACAGGTTTACCTGAAGCTGTGCTTGCCAGAGAACTTGAGATGTGCTATGCAAGTATCTGCACAGTATCTAACTATGCAACATCAATAGCACCCGGTAAACTGACCATAGATGAGGTATTTGAAATTGTGGAAACTAAAATGAAGGATTTAAGGACCATGGTAGTTGAAGCTATAGCAAAGATCCCATCTGGTAGAAGCTGTCAATGTAAGAATGCACTCAATGGGGCTGAAGTAGAAAATTCAATAGAACCAGAAGATTTATAG
- a CDS encoding RtcB family protein produces the protein MVADVNLKKIRDCVWEIPTSYKDGMRVPGRIYLDDEEIKTVEKGALDQVSNVACLPGIQKFSIGLPDIHFGYGFSIGGVAAFSARTGVISPGGVGFDINCGVRLLRTNLTEEEVKPRISELLDTLFKNVPSGVGSKGKIRLKEGEIDDVLENGAQWAVENGYGWESDLKYLEENGRMESADSSKVSDKAKKRGIPQLGSLGSGNHFLEIQRMDEIFDEKVAKTFGIEKDQITVMIHTGSRGCGHQICSDYLRTMDKAYKKYNINLPDRQLACAPVDSQEAQDYFGAMAAAANYAWTNRQMIVHWVRESFEQVFKRDAEDMNMGIVYDVAHNIAKKETHKIKGRDTEVYVHRKGATRAFGPGRKEIPAEYRGVGQPVMLPGTMGTASYILHGTETAMEETFGSTAHGAGRKMSRSGAKREYRGEEVKEALARKGIIIRANSMPVVAEEAPGAYKDVDKVVEIAHKAGISKLVGKMVPLGVAKG, from the coding sequence ATGGTCGCAGACGTGAATCTAAAGAAAATAAGAGACTGTGTATGGGAAATTCCAACAAGCTATAAAGATGGGATGCGGGTTCCAGGAAGGATATATCTGGACGATGAAGAAATAAAAACGGTTGAAAAAGGGGCTCTGGATCAAGTTTCAAATGTGGCATGTCTTCCAGGTATTCAGAAGTTTTCAATTGGACTGCCAGACATTCACTTCGGGTACGGTTTCAGCATAGGTGGAGTGGCAGCTTTCAGCGCACGGACCGGAGTTATAAGTCCCGGTGGAGTTGGTTTTGACATAAACTGTGGAGTGAGACTGCTTCGAACAAACCTCACTGAAGAAGAGGTCAAACCAAGAATTTCCGAACTTTTAGATACCTTATTTAAAAATGTGCCTTCTGGAGTTGGTAGTAAAGGAAAAATAAGGCTTAAAGAAGGGGAAATAGATGACGTTCTCGAAAATGGTGCACAGTGGGCTGTTGAGAATGGTTACGGTTGGGAATCAGACCTAAAATACCTTGAAGAGAACGGTAGAATGGAAAGTGCAGATTCAAGTAAAGTAAGTGACAAGGCCAAAAAGAGAGGAATACCACAGCTTGGCTCCCTGGGTTCTGGAAACCACTTCCTTGAAATTCAGAGGATGGATGAGATATTCGATGAAAAAGTTGCAAAGACTTTTGGAATAGAAAAGGACCAGATAACAGTAATGATACACACGGGTTCCAGAGGCTGCGGTCACCAGATATGCTCAGACTACCTCAGAACCATGGATAAAGCCTACAAAAAGTACAATATAAACCTTCCAGACCGCCAGCTTGCCTGCGCACCTGTGGACTCTCAGGAAGCACAGGACTACTTCGGTGCTATGGCTGCAGCAGCAAACTACGCATGGACCAACAGGCAGATGATAGTGCACTGGGTCAGAGAATCCTTTGAACAAGTATTCAAACGTGATGCAGAAGATATGAACATGGGAATAGTCTACGATGTCGCCCACAACATCGCTAAAAAGGAAACGCACAAAATAAAAGGTAGAGATACAGAAGTCTACGTTCACAGGAAAGGAGCAACAAGGGCCTTTGGACCTGGAAGAAAGGAGATTCCTGCAGAGTACAGGGGGGTTGGACAGCCTGTCATGCTGCCAGGGACCATGGGAACAGCTTCGTACATACTCCACGGAACAGAAACTGCAATGGAAGAAACATTCGGCTCAACAGCTCATGGTGCAGGACGTAAAATGAGTAGATCCGGTGCCAAAAGAGAGTATCGTGGTGAAGAGGTTAAAGAGGCTTTAGCTCGTAAAGGAATAATTATAAGAGCAAATTCAATGCCAGTGGTTGCAGAAGAAGCACCAGGTGCCTACAAAGACGTTGATAAAGTGGTTGAAATTGCACATAAAGCAGGAATATCCAAACTTGTCGGTAAGATGGTGCCTTTAGGTGTTGCAAAAGGTTAA